A portion of the Symphalangus syndactylus isolate Jambi chromosome 13, NHGRI_mSymSyn1-v2.1_pri, whole genome shotgun sequence genome contains these proteins:
- the RTBDN gene encoding retbindin isoform X7, producing MRPESSMAAAAATSARGGRREVRPNPPCFPKLERRVSEPSELQVLALGDRRASQGVVASIWPQGPGGSGRWLLSQVDMDCRVHMRPIGLTWVLQLTLAWILLEACGGSRPLQARSQRHHGLAADLGKGKLHLAGLPTAKMISPAARLGSHSQKKGAVSPAALPTDRPSQTGRTFVARLWATPYRWPLLEPVTASTSPSPRYLVPDQDDGPGKLPPGVPAALAPPTWTLRAAGVAVEAAAAPSGRVAPSWESVPSLSPAPQDTLNPTPRPLGLL from the exons ATGAGGCCCGAATCGTCCATGGCGGCAGCGGCGGCGACTTCAGcccggggagggaggagagag GTGAGGCCAAACCCGCCATGCTTCCCGAAGTTGGAGAGGAGAGTGTCCGAGCCCTCCGAACTCCAAGTCTTGGCACTGGGGGACAGAAGGGCTTCCCAAGGGGTGGTGGCTAGTATCTGGCCCCAAGGTCCTGGAGGGAGCGGTCGCTGG CTCTTATCTCAGGTGGACATGGACTGCAGGGTCCACATGCGACCCATCGGCCTGACCTGGGTCCTGCAACTGACCCTGGCATGGATCCTGCTAGAAGCCTGTGGAGGGAGCCGCCCACTCCAAGCCAGGTCCCAGCGACACCATGGGCTGGCAGCTGATCTGGGCAAAGGCAAGCTGCACCTGGCAG GTTTGCCAACTGCGAAGATGATATCACCTGCGGCCCGACTTGGCTCCCACTCTCAGAAAAAAGGGGCTGTGAGCCCAGCTGCCTTACCTACGGACAG ACCTTCGCAGACGGGACGGACCTTTGTCGCTCGGCTCTGGGCCACGCCCTACCGGTGGCCGCTCCTGGAGCCCGTCACTGCTTCAACATCTCCATCTCCGCGCTACCTCGTCCCAGACCAGGACGACGGGCCCGGGAAGCTCCCTCCTGGCGTTCCCGCAGCCCTCGCACCTCCAACCTGGACGCTGCGGGCAGCGGGAGTGGCAGTGGAAGCGGCAGCGGCCCCTAGCGGACGCGTGGCCCCGAGTTGGGAGAGCGTCCCTTCCCTCAGCCCCGCCCCTCAGGACACCCTGAACCCCACCCCTCGTCCTCTGGGCCTTCTGTAA
- the RTBDN gene encoding retbindin isoform X10, whose protein sequence is MGWQLIWAKASCTWQDLVVPQRWTQQRHWALGTIQNAVECRAPSANPSWNTSNVPFAVASACGYWGYARHSRSARSSARPGLPTAKMISPAARLGSHSQKKGAVSPAALPTDRPSQTGRTFVARLWATPYRWPLLEPVTASTSPSPRYLVPDQDDGPGKLPPGVPAALAPPTWTLRAAGVAVEAAAAPSGRVAPSWESVPSLSPAPQDTLNPTPRPLGLL, encoded by the exons ATGGGCTGGCAGCTGATCTGGGCAAAGGCAAGCTGCACCTGGCAG GACCTTGTTGTCCCTCAGAGATGGACACAACAGAGACATTGGGCCTTGGGAACCATCCAGAACGCTGTGGAGTGCCGAGCCCCGA GTGCGAATCCTTCCTGGAACACCTCCAACGTGCCCTTCGCAGTCGCTTCCGCCTGCGGCTATTGGGGGTACGCCAGGCACAGCCGCTCTGCGAGGAGCTCTGCCAGGCCTG GTTTGCCAACTGCGAAGATGATATCACCTGCGGCCCGACTTGGCTCCCACTCTCAGAAAAAAGGGGCTGTGAGCCCAGCTGCCTTACCTACGGACAG ACCTTCGCAGACGGGACGGACCTTTGTCGCTCGGCTCTGGGCCACGCCCTACCGGTGGCCGCTCCTGGAGCCCGTCACTGCTTCAACATCTCCATCTCCGCGCTACCTCGTCCCAGACCAGGACGACGGGCCCGGGAAGCTCCCTCCTGGCGTTCCCGCAGCCCTCGCACCTCCAACCTGGACGCTGCGGGCAGCGGGAGTGGCAGTGGAAGCGGCAGCGGCCCCTAGCGGACGCGTGGCCCCGAGTTGGGAGAGCGTCCCTTCCCTCAGCCCCGCCCCTCAGGACACCCTGAACCCCACCCCTCGTCCTCTGGGCCTTCTGTAA
- the RTBDN gene encoding retbindin isoform X9, with the protein MDCRVHMRPIGLTWVLQLTLAWILLEACGGSRPLQARSQRHHGLAADLGKGKLHLAGDPPASVPKPYLNIQDPGSQRSPLPGPCCPSEMDTTETLGLGNHPERCGVPSPECESFLEHLQRALRSRFRLRLLGVRQAQPLCEELCQAWFANCEDDITCGPTWLPLSEKRGCEPSCLTYGQTFADGTDLCRSALGHALPVAAPGARHCFNISISALPRPRPGRRAREAPSWRSRSPRTSNLDAAGSGSGSGSGSGP; encoded by the exons ATGGACTGCAGGGTCCACATGCGACCCATCGGCCTGACCTGGGTCCTGCAACTGACCCTGGCATGGATCCTGCTAGAAGCCTGTGGAGGGAGCCGCCCACTCCAAGCCAGGTCCCAGCGACACCATGGGCTGGCAGCTGATCTGGGCAAAGGCAAGCTGCACCTGGCAG GGGATCCCCCGGCCTCAGTTCCCAAACCTTACCTGAATATCCAAGACCCTGGCTCACAGCGTTCCCCTTTGCCAGGACCTTGTTGTCCCTCAGAGATGGACACAACAGAGACATTGGGCCTTGGGAACCATCCAGAACGCTGTGGAGTGCCGAGCCCCGA GTGCGAATCCTTCCTGGAACACCTCCAACGTGCCCTTCGCAGTCGCTTCCGCCTGCGGCTATTGGGGGTACGCCAGGCACAGCCGCTCTGCGAGGAGCTCTGCCAGGCCTG GTTTGCCAACTGCGAAGATGATATCACCTGCGGCCCGACTTGGCTCCCACTCTCAGAAAAAAGGGGCTGTGAGCCCAGCTGCCTTACCTACGGACAG ACCTTCGCAGACGGGACGGACCTTTGTCGCTCGGCTCTGGGCCACGCCCTACCGGTGGCCGCTCCTGGAGCCCGTCACTGCTTCAACATCTCCATCTCCGCGCTACCTCGTCCCAGACCAGGACGACGGGCCCGGGAAGCTCCCTCCTGGCGTTCCCGCAGCCCTCGCACCTCCAACCTGGACGCTGCGGGCAGCGGGAGTGGCAGTGGAAGCGGCAGCGGCCCCTAG
- the RTBDN gene encoding retbindin isoform X6 has product MRPESSMAAAAATSARGGRREVDMDCRVHMRPIGLTWVLQLTLAWILLEACGGSRPLQARSQRHHGLAADLGKGKLHLAGDPPASVPKPYLNIQDPGSQRSPLPGPCCPSEMDTTETLGLGNHPERCGVPSPECESFLEHLQRALRSRFRLRLLGVRQAQPLCEELCQAWFANCEDDITCGPTWLPLSEKRGCEPSCLTYGQTFADGTDLCRSALGHALPVAAPGARHCFNISISALPRPRPGRRAREAPSWRSRSPRTSNLDAAGSGSGSGSGSGP; this is encoded by the exons ATGAGGCCCGAATCGTCCATGGCGGCAGCGGCGGCGACTTCAGcccggggagggaggagagag GTGGACATGGACTGCAGGGTCCACATGCGACCCATCGGCCTGACCTGGGTCCTGCAACTGACCCTGGCATGGATCCTGCTAGAAGCCTGTGGAGGGAGCCGCCCACTCCAAGCCAGGTCCCAGCGACACCATGGGCTGGCAGCTGATCTGGGCAAAGGCAAGCTGCACCTGGCAG GGGATCCCCCGGCCTCAGTTCCCAAACCTTACCTGAATATCCAAGACCCTGGCTCACAGCGTTCCCCTTTGCCAGGACCTTGTTGTCCCTCAGAGATGGACACAACAGAGACATTGGGCCTTGGGAACCATCCAGAACGCTGTGGAGTGCCGAGCCCCGA GTGCGAATCCTTCCTGGAACACCTCCAACGTGCCCTTCGCAGTCGCTTCCGCCTGCGGCTATTGGGGGTACGCCAGGCACAGCCGCTCTGCGAGGAGCTCTGCCAGGCCTG GTTTGCCAACTGCGAAGATGATATCACCTGCGGCCCGACTTGGCTCCCACTCTCAGAAAAAAGGGGCTGTGAGCCCAGCTGCCTTACCTACGGACAG ACCTTCGCAGACGGGACGGACCTTTGTCGCTCGGCTCTGGGCCACGCCCTACCGGTGGCCGCTCCTGGAGCCCGTCACTGCTTCAACATCTCCATCTCCGCGCTACCTCGTCCCAGACCAGGACGACGGGCCCGGGAAGCTCCCTCCTGGCGTTCCCGCAGCCCTCGCACCTCCAACCTGGACGCTGCGGGCAGCGGGAGTGGCAGTGGAAGCGGCAGCGGCCCCTAG
- the RTBDN gene encoding retbindin isoform X8 — MDEALETQLKTSRGRFSATESLPTLELLSQVDMDCRVHMRPIGLTWVLQLTLAWILLEACGGSRPLQARSQRHHGLAADLGKGKLHLAGPCCPSEMDTTETLGLGNHPERCGVPSPECESFLEHLQRALRSRFRLRLLGVRQAQPLCEELCQAWFANCEDDITCGPTWLPLSEKRGCEPSCLTYGQTFADGTDLCRSALGHALPVAAPGARHCFNISISALPRPRPGRRAREAPSWRSRSPRTSNLDAAGSGSGSGSGSGP; from the exons ATGGACGAAGCCCTAG AAACGCAGCTGAAGACGAGCAGAGGACGCTTCTCGGCTACAGAATCCCTCCCCACCTTGGAG CTCTTATCTCAGGTGGACATGGACTGCAGGGTCCACATGCGACCCATCGGCCTGACCTGGGTCCTGCAACTGACCCTGGCATGGATCCTGCTAGAAGCCTGTGGAGGGAGCCGCCCACTCCAAGCCAGGTCCCAGCGACACCATGGGCTGGCAGCTGATCTGGGCAAAGGCAAGCTGCACCTGGCAG GACCTTGTTGTCCCTCAGAGATGGACACAACAGAGACATTGGGCCTTGGGAACCATCCAGAACGCTGTGGAGTGCCGAGCCCCGA GTGCGAATCCTTCCTGGAACACCTCCAACGTGCCCTTCGCAGTCGCTTCCGCCTGCGGCTATTGGGGGTACGCCAGGCACAGCCGCTCTGCGAGGAGCTCTGCCAGGCCTG GTTTGCCAACTGCGAAGATGATATCACCTGCGGCCCGACTTGGCTCCCACTCTCAGAAAAAAGGGGCTGTGAGCCCAGCTGCCTTACCTACGGACAG ACCTTCGCAGACGGGACGGACCTTTGTCGCTCGGCTCTGGGCCACGCCCTACCGGTGGCCGCTCCTGGAGCCCGTCACTGCTTCAACATCTCCATCTCCGCGCTACCTCGTCCCAGACCAGGACGACGGGCCCGGGAAGCTCCCTCCTGGCGTTCCCGCAGCCCTCGCACCTCCAACCTGGACGCTGCGGGCAGCGGGAGTGGCAGTGGAAGCGGCAGCGGCCCCTAG
- the RTBDN gene encoding retbindin isoform X4, translated as MDEALETQLKTSRGRFSATESLPTLEVDMDCRVHMRPIGLTWVLQLTLAWILLEACGGSRPLQARSQRHHGLAADLGKGKLHLAGDPPASVPKPYLNIQDPGSQRSPLPGPCCPSEMDTTETLGLGNHPERCGVPSPECESFLEHLQRALRSRFRLRLLGVRQAQPLCEELCQAWFANCEDDITCGPTWLPLSEKRGCEPSCLTYGQTFADGTDLCRSALGHALPVAAPGARHCFNISISALPRPRPGRRAREAPSWRSRSPRTSNLDAAGSGSGSGSGSGP; from the exons ATGGACGAAGCCCTAG AAACGCAGCTGAAGACGAGCAGAGGACGCTTCTCGGCTACAGAATCCCTCCCCACCTTGGAG GTGGACATGGACTGCAGGGTCCACATGCGACCCATCGGCCTGACCTGGGTCCTGCAACTGACCCTGGCATGGATCCTGCTAGAAGCCTGTGGAGGGAGCCGCCCACTCCAAGCCAGGTCCCAGCGACACCATGGGCTGGCAGCTGATCTGGGCAAAGGCAAGCTGCACCTGGCAG GGGATCCCCCGGCCTCAGTTCCCAAACCTTACCTGAATATCCAAGACCCTGGCTCACAGCGTTCCCCTTTGCCAGGACCTTGTTGTCCCTCAGAGATGGACACAACAGAGACATTGGGCCTTGGGAACCATCCAGAACGCTGTGGAGTGCCGAGCCCCGA GTGCGAATCCTTCCTGGAACACCTCCAACGTGCCCTTCGCAGTCGCTTCCGCCTGCGGCTATTGGGGGTACGCCAGGCACAGCCGCTCTGCGAGGAGCTCTGCCAGGCCTG GTTTGCCAACTGCGAAGATGATATCACCTGCGGCCCGACTTGGCTCCCACTCTCAGAAAAAAGGGGCTGTGAGCCCAGCTGCCTTACCTACGGACAG ACCTTCGCAGACGGGACGGACCTTTGTCGCTCGGCTCTGGGCCACGCCCTACCGGTGGCCGCTCCTGGAGCCCGTCACTGCTTCAACATCTCCATCTCCGCGCTACCTCGTCCCAGACCAGGACGACGGGCCCGGGAAGCTCCCTCCTGGCGTTCCCGCAGCCCTCGCACCTCCAACCTGGACGCTGCGGGCAGCGGGAGTGGCAGTGGAAGCGGCAGCGGCCCCTAG
- the RTBDN gene encoding retbindin isoform X3: MDEALETQLKTSRGRFSATESLPTLELLSQVDMDCRVHMRPIGLTWVLQLTLAWILLEACGGSRPLQARSQRHHGLAADLGKGKLHLAGDPPASVPKPYLNIQDPGSQRSPLPGPCCPSEMDTTETLGLGNHPERCGVPSPECESFLEHLQRALRSRFRLRLLGVRQAQPLCEELCQAWFANCEDDITCGPTWLPLSEKRGCEPSCLTYGQTFADGTDLCRSALGHALPVAAPGARHCFNISISALPRPRPGRRAREAPSWRSRSPRTSNLDAAGSGSGSGSGSGP, encoded by the exons ATGGACGAAGCCCTAG AAACGCAGCTGAAGACGAGCAGAGGACGCTTCTCGGCTACAGAATCCCTCCCCACCTTGGAG CTCTTATCTCAGGTGGACATGGACTGCAGGGTCCACATGCGACCCATCGGCCTGACCTGGGTCCTGCAACTGACCCTGGCATGGATCCTGCTAGAAGCCTGTGGAGGGAGCCGCCCACTCCAAGCCAGGTCCCAGCGACACCATGGGCTGGCAGCTGATCTGGGCAAAGGCAAGCTGCACCTGGCAG GGGATCCCCCGGCCTCAGTTCCCAAACCTTACCTGAATATCCAAGACCCTGGCTCACAGCGTTCCCCTTTGCCAGGACCTTGTTGTCCCTCAGAGATGGACACAACAGAGACATTGGGCCTTGGGAACCATCCAGAACGCTGTGGAGTGCCGAGCCCCGA GTGCGAATCCTTCCTGGAACACCTCCAACGTGCCCTTCGCAGTCGCTTCCGCCTGCGGCTATTGGGGGTACGCCAGGCACAGCCGCTCTGCGAGGAGCTCTGCCAGGCCTG GTTTGCCAACTGCGAAGATGATATCACCTGCGGCCCGACTTGGCTCCCACTCTCAGAAAAAAGGGGCTGTGAGCCCAGCTGCCTTACCTACGGACAG ACCTTCGCAGACGGGACGGACCTTTGTCGCTCGGCTCTGGGCCACGCCCTACCGGTGGCCGCTCCTGGAGCCCGTCACTGCTTCAACATCTCCATCTCCGCGCTACCTCGTCCCAGACCAGGACGACGGGCCCGGGAAGCTCCCTCCTGGCGTTCCCGCAGCCCTCGCACCTCCAACCTGGACGCTGCGGGCAGCGGGAGTGGCAGTGGAAGCGGCAGCGGCCCCTAG
- the RTBDN gene encoding retbindin isoform X5 — protein sequence MRPESSMAAAAATSARGGRRELLSQVDMDCRVHMRPIGLTWVLQLTLAWILLEACGGSRPLQARSQRHHGLAADLGKGKLHLAGDPPASVPKPYLNIQDPGSQRSPLPGPCCPSEMDTTETLGLGNHPERCGVPSPECESFLEHLQRALRSRFRLRLLGVRQAQPLCEELCQAWFANCEDDITCGPTWLPLSEKRGCEPSCLTYGQTFADGTDLCRSALGHALPVAAPGARHCFNISISALPRPRPGRRAREAPSWRSRSPRTSNLDAAGSGSGSGSGSGP from the exons ATGAGGCCCGAATCGTCCATGGCGGCAGCGGCGGCGACTTCAGcccggggagggaggagagag CTCTTATCTCAGGTGGACATGGACTGCAGGGTCCACATGCGACCCATCGGCCTGACCTGGGTCCTGCAACTGACCCTGGCATGGATCCTGCTAGAAGCCTGTGGAGGGAGCCGCCCACTCCAAGCCAGGTCCCAGCGACACCATGGGCTGGCAGCTGATCTGGGCAAAGGCAAGCTGCACCTGGCAG GGGATCCCCCGGCCTCAGTTCCCAAACCTTACCTGAATATCCAAGACCCTGGCTCACAGCGTTCCCCTTTGCCAGGACCTTGTTGTCCCTCAGAGATGGACACAACAGAGACATTGGGCCTTGGGAACCATCCAGAACGCTGTGGAGTGCCGAGCCCCGA GTGCGAATCCTTCCTGGAACACCTCCAACGTGCCCTTCGCAGTCGCTTCCGCCTGCGGCTATTGGGGGTACGCCAGGCACAGCCGCTCTGCGAGGAGCTCTGCCAGGCCTG GTTTGCCAACTGCGAAGATGATATCACCTGCGGCCCGACTTGGCTCCCACTCTCAGAAAAAAGGGGCTGTGAGCCCAGCTGCCTTACCTACGGACAG ACCTTCGCAGACGGGACGGACCTTTGTCGCTCGGCTCTGGGCCACGCCCTACCGGTGGCCGCTCCTGGAGCCCGTCACTGCTTCAACATCTCCATCTCCGCGCTACCTCGTCCCAGACCAGGACGACGGGCCCGGGAAGCTCCCTCCTGGCGTTCCCGCAGCCCTCGCACCTCCAACCTGGACGCTGCGGGCAGCGGGAGTGGCAGTGGAAGCGGCAGCGGCCCCTAG
- the RTBDN gene encoding retbindin isoform X2 translates to MRPESSMAAAAATSARGGRREVRPNPPCFPKLERRVSEPSELQVLALGDRRASQGVVASIWPQGPGGSGRWLLSQVDMDCRVHMRPIGLTWVLQLTLAWILLEACGGSRPLQARSQRHHGLAADLGKGKLHLAGPCCPSEMDTTETLGLGNHPERCGVPSPECESFLEHLQRALRSRFRLRLLGVRQAQPLCEELCQAWFANCEDDITCGPTWLPLSEKRGCEPSCLTYGQTFADGTDLCRSALGHALPVAAPGARHCFNISISALPRPRPGRRAREAPSWRSRSPRTSNLDAAGSGSGSGSGSGP, encoded by the exons ATGAGGCCCGAATCGTCCATGGCGGCAGCGGCGGCGACTTCAGcccggggagggaggagagag GTGAGGCCAAACCCGCCATGCTTCCCGAAGTTGGAGAGGAGAGTGTCCGAGCCCTCCGAACTCCAAGTCTTGGCACTGGGGGACAGAAGGGCTTCCCAAGGGGTGGTGGCTAGTATCTGGCCCCAAGGTCCTGGAGGGAGCGGTCGCTGG CTCTTATCTCAGGTGGACATGGACTGCAGGGTCCACATGCGACCCATCGGCCTGACCTGGGTCCTGCAACTGACCCTGGCATGGATCCTGCTAGAAGCCTGTGGAGGGAGCCGCCCACTCCAAGCCAGGTCCCAGCGACACCATGGGCTGGCAGCTGATCTGGGCAAAGGCAAGCTGCACCTGGCAG GACCTTGTTGTCCCTCAGAGATGGACACAACAGAGACATTGGGCCTTGGGAACCATCCAGAACGCTGTGGAGTGCCGAGCCCCGA GTGCGAATCCTTCCTGGAACACCTCCAACGTGCCCTTCGCAGTCGCTTCCGCCTGCGGCTATTGGGGGTACGCCAGGCACAGCCGCTCTGCGAGGAGCTCTGCCAGGCCTG GTTTGCCAACTGCGAAGATGATATCACCTGCGGCCCGACTTGGCTCCCACTCTCAGAAAAAAGGGGCTGTGAGCCCAGCTGCCTTACCTACGGACAG ACCTTCGCAGACGGGACGGACCTTTGTCGCTCGGCTCTGGGCCACGCCCTACCGGTGGCCGCTCCTGGAGCCCGTCACTGCTTCAACATCTCCATCTCCGCGCTACCTCGTCCCAGACCAGGACGACGGGCCCGGGAAGCTCCCTCCTGGCGTTCCCGCAGCCCTCGCACCTCCAACCTGGACGCTGCGGGCAGCGGGAGTGGCAGTGGAAGCGGCAGCGGCCCCTAG
- the RTBDN gene encoding retbindin isoform X1: MRPESSMAAAAATSARGGRREVRPNPPCFPKLERRVSEPSELQVLALGDRRASQGVVASIWPQGPGGSGRWLLSQVDMDCRVHMRPIGLTWVLQLTLAWILLEACGGSRPLQARSQRHHGLAADLGKGKLHLAGDPPASVPKPYLNIQDPGSQRSPLPGPCCPSEMDTTETLGLGNHPERCGVPSPECESFLEHLQRALRSRFRLRLLGVRQAQPLCEELCQAWFANCEDDITCGPTWLPLSEKRGCEPSCLTYGQTFADGTDLCRSALGHALPVAAPGARHCFNISISALPRPRPGRRAREAPSWRSRSPRTSNLDAAGSGSGSGSGSGP, from the exons ATGAGGCCCGAATCGTCCATGGCGGCAGCGGCGGCGACTTCAGcccggggagggaggagagag GTGAGGCCAAACCCGCCATGCTTCCCGAAGTTGGAGAGGAGAGTGTCCGAGCCCTCCGAACTCCAAGTCTTGGCACTGGGGGACAGAAGGGCTTCCCAAGGGGTGGTGGCTAGTATCTGGCCCCAAGGTCCTGGAGGGAGCGGTCGCTGG CTCTTATCTCAGGTGGACATGGACTGCAGGGTCCACATGCGACCCATCGGCCTGACCTGGGTCCTGCAACTGACCCTGGCATGGATCCTGCTAGAAGCCTGTGGAGGGAGCCGCCCACTCCAAGCCAGGTCCCAGCGACACCATGGGCTGGCAGCTGATCTGGGCAAAGGCAAGCTGCACCTGGCAG GGGATCCCCCGGCCTCAGTTCCCAAACCTTACCTGAATATCCAAGACCCTGGCTCACAGCGTTCCCCTTTGCCAGGACCTTGTTGTCCCTCAGAGATGGACACAACAGAGACATTGGGCCTTGGGAACCATCCAGAACGCTGTGGAGTGCCGAGCCCCGA GTGCGAATCCTTCCTGGAACACCTCCAACGTGCCCTTCGCAGTCGCTTCCGCCTGCGGCTATTGGGGGTACGCCAGGCACAGCCGCTCTGCGAGGAGCTCTGCCAGGCCTG GTTTGCCAACTGCGAAGATGATATCACCTGCGGCCCGACTTGGCTCCCACTCTCAGAAAAAAGGGGCTGTGAGCCCAGCTGCCTTACCTACGGACAG ACCTTCGCAGACGGGACGGACCTTTGTCGCTCGGCTCTGGGCCACGCCCTACCGGTGGCCGCTCCTGGAGCCCGTCACTGCTTCAACATCTCCATCTCCGCGCTACCTCGTCCCAGACCAGGACGACGGGCCCGGGAAGCTCCCTCCTGGCGTTCCCGCAGCCCTCGCACCTCCAACCTGGACGCTGCGGGCAGCGGGAGTGGCAGTGGAAGCGGCAGCGGCCCCTAG
- the RTBDN gene encoding retbindin isoform X11, which translates to MDEALETQLKTSRGRFSATESLPTLELLSQVDMDCRVHMRPIGLTWVLQLTLAWILLEACGGSRPLQARSQRHHGLAADLGKGKLHLAGPCCPSEMDTTETLGLGNHPERCGVPSPECESFLEHLQRALRSRFRLRLLGVRQAQPLCEELCQAWFANCEDDITCGPTWLPLSEKRGCEPSCLTYGQAGVQWRYLSSMQPPPPGFK; encoded by the exons ATGGACGAAGCCCTAG AAACGCAGCTGAAGACGAGCAGAGGACGCTTCTCGGCTACAGAATCCCTCCCCACCTTGGAG CTCTTATCTCAGGTGGACATGGACTGCAGGGTCCACATGCGACCCATCGGCCTGACCTGGGTCCTGCAACTGACCCTGGCATGGATCCTGCTAGAAGCCTGTGGAGGGAGCCGCCCACTCCAAGCCAGGTCCCAGCGACACCATGGGCTGGCAGCTGATCTGGGCAAAGGCAAGCTGCACCTGGCAG GACCTTGTTGTCCCTCAGAGATGGACACAACAGAGACATTGGGCCTTGGGAACCATCCAGAACGCTGTGGAGTGCCGAGCCCCGA GTGCGAATCCTTCCTGGAACACCTCCAACGTGCCCTTCGCAGTCGCTTCCGCCTGCGGCTATTGGGGGTACGCCAGGCACAGCCGCTCTGCGAGGAGCTCTGCCAGGCCTG GTTTGCCAACTGCGAAGATGATATCACCTGCGGCCCGACTTGGCTCCCACTCTCAGAAAAAAGGGGCTGTGAGCCCAGCTGCCTTACCTACGGACAG gctggagtgcagtggcgctatctcagctcgatgcaacctccgcctccggggttcaagtga